From Vanacampus margaritifer isolate UIUO_Vmar chromosome 8, RoL_Vmar_1.0, whole genome shotgun sequence, a single genomic window includes:
- the LOC144056910 gene encoding uncharacterized protein LOC144056910, whose amino-acid sequence MNTIANQAMASNDLHGSFSTLKSMHMKLMNFHYSTIAEKDHYYNELHISSMKNLKLQKQLNLYKDQSKKNSETIAEQTEEIAYLKESLQAQQAELQQSRIRVRKQQDQVSLLEQSLDEQREELQQREKKVHLQKSQMHSLEKTLGDQKEEFQQNVQVFQRQEAQIAALQQTLQDRMTQLEQSEQKVGELEEKFQSYMESAEHDICDQNNREEKLMENLQACHSRMRSMENHKKKRAPFLSGLWSSKKKKRAPFWSGFCSGRRHDERAEMPDRVSNKKKENEKESSMKIKSRAEMKMDKTWERKKNETPKSARKVSFNC is encoded by the exons ATGAATACCATCGCCAACCAAGCAATGGCTAGTAATGACTTGCACGGCAGCTTTTCTACGCTGAAATCAATGCACATGAAACTAATGAACTTTCACTATTCGACCATTGCCGAGAAGGATCATTACTACAACGAGTTACACATTTCCTCCATGAAGAATCTCAAGCTACAGAAACAGCTCAACTTGTACAAAGACCAAAGCAAGAAGAACAGTGAGACTATCGCAGAGCAAACCGAAGAAATTGCTTATTTGAAGGAAAGTCTTCAAGCCCAGCAGGCAGAACTTCAGCAGAGTCGGATAAGAGTCAGGAAGCAGCAAGATCAGGTGTCCTTACTGGAACAAAGTCTCGACGAGCAGAGAGAAGAACTCCAGCAAAGGGAGAAGAAAGTCCATCTGCAGAAATCTCAAATGCATTCACTTGAGAAAACTCTCGGTGACCAGAAAGAAGAGTTTCAACAAAACGTTCAGGTGTTCCAGAGGCAAGAGGCTCAAATTGCAGCGCTGCAACAAACCCTCCAGGATCGGATGACACAACTCGAGCAGAGCGAGCAGAAG gTGGGGGAGCTGGAAGAGAAGTTTCAGAGCTACATGGAGTCCGCTGAGCACGACATATGCGACCAGAACAACCGAGAGGAGAAACTGATGGAGAACCTCCAAGCTTGTCATTCCAGGATGCGATCGATGGAAAACCATAAGAAGAAAAGGGCCCCTTTCTTGTCAGGCCTCTGGAGtagcaaaaagaagaaaagggccCCTTTCTGGTCGGGCTTTTGTAGTGGAAGAAGACATGACGAAAGGGCTGAAATGCCAGACAGAGTCTCGAACAAAAAGAAGGAAAACGAAAAAGAAAGCAGCATGAAAATCAAGAGCCGGGCAGAGATGAAAATGGACAAAACTTGGGAGAGGAAAAAGAATGAAACTCCAAAATCCGCACGCAAAGTCTCTTTTAACTGTTGA